A genomic region of Papaver somniferum cultivar HN1 chromosome 7, ASM357369v1, whole genome shotgun sequence contains the following coding sequences:
- the LOC113299387 gene encoding BAG family molecular chaperone regulator 2-like: MMKLRSKRFFRSNSKLNRSVSSGSSSSSNSSGGANNVGGGGEIKWELRPGGMLVQKRDDGGSSSGGGELITIRVATESRWHDISIDSTSTFGELKIILSLVTGLEPREQRVLFKGKEREDGDYLHMVGVRDKDKVLLLQDPAIKERKKLLHHATNLLARNNNQVIIPINRTISV, encoded by the exons ATGATGAAGTTGAGATCAAAGAGATTTTTCAGGAGCAACTCTAAGCTTAATAGAAGTGTTAGCAGCggaagtagtagcagcagcaataGCAGTGGTGGTGCAAATaatgttggcggtggtggtgagaTCAAGTGGGAACTTAGACCAGGTGGAATGCTTGTTCAAAAGAGAGACGATGGAGGAAGCAGTAGTGGCGGAGGAGAATTGATCACAATAAGAGTTGCAACTGAGTCAAGATGGCATGATATCTCCATTGATTCTACCTCAACTTTTG GAGAGCTGAAGATAATACTCTCACTGGTGACAGGTTTGGAACCAAGAGAACAAAGGGTATTGTTTAAAGGgaaagaaagagaagatggagacTACTTGCACATGGTTGGAGTAAGAGACAAAGACAAAGTATTGTTGTTACAAGATCCAGCCATTAAAGAAAGGAAGAAACTTCTTCATCATGCCACTAATTTGTTGGCTAGAAATAATAACCAAGTTATTATTCCAATAAATCGCACTATTAGCGTATAA